The Humulus lupulus chromosome 3, drHumLupu1.1, whole genome shotgun sequence genome window below encodes:
- the LOC133824078 gene encoding J protein JJJ2-like, translated as MECNKDEAARAKEIAEKKFLAKDIMGAKRFALKAQTLFPGLEGIPKMLSTLDVYISAENKISGEADWYGILGVDQKADDETVRKQYRKLALMLHPDKNKSIGADDAFKLISQAWALLSDKAKRVAYDQKRNSTMSQKISNTSANGSAASGANSTKTTTSKAKPPKSTTCAGSSTHKPEVNSTKPRNSRAKPPKTAPPKGHSSTPASSQKAGVNSTKNTESSASPPMCTTSAGHSTAASTCKPGVNSTKTRNSRAKPPKIATPAGDSSGTPASTQKPEVNSTKNTESRARPPKCTTSAGHPTPASTCEPGVNSTKSTGSGTSPPKCTIPAGHSTKNTESSAGPLKSTTPAGHSTHKTEINSTKNTESSTSPLKSTIRADHSTPSSQMQNSNTFFWTACHRCKKDYKFLRFYLNHKLQCYDCHEPFLAVETTLPPNGLKSPKSLQQQKKSIKQKATKKTSNPKKKSSASQNAGTGGLNGSDTQNQSKFDWATFSRTTGASAAAQAATMVQQVFHTLKRGFEEVHATAMEREELWRKNRRSPRKMNGDSSVSSNIDDKMSKHHAKDTERTSKKPKRK; from the coding sequence ATGGAGTGCAATAAAGATGAGGCCGCTAGGGCTAAAGAGATTGCAGAAAAGAAGTTCTTGGCAAAGGACATTATGGGTGCAAAAAGGTTTGCTTTGAAGGCACAAACTTTATTTCCTGGACTTGAAGGTATCCCCAAAATGTTATCAACGCTCGATGTATATATTTCTGCTGAGAACAAGATAAGTGGAGAGGCTGATTGGTATGGGATACTTGGTGTGGATCAAAAAGCAGATGATGAGACAGTTAGGAAACAGTATAGGAAGCTTGCTCTTATGCTTCACCCTGATAAGAACAAGTCCATAGGAGCTGATGACGCTTTTAAGCTTATTTCACAAGCATGGGCTTTGTTGTCTGATAAAGCCAAGAGAGTAGCTTATGACCAAAAGAGGAACTCAACAATGAGTCAAAAAATTTCTAATACAAGTGCAAATGGATCAGCAGCATCAGGGGCGAATTCCACAAAAACTACTACATCTAAGGCGAAACCTCCGAAAAGTACCACTTGTGCAGGTTCCTCAACTCATAAGCCAGAGGTGAATTCCACAAAACCTAGAAACTCTAGGGCAAAGCCTCCAAAAACTGCCCCTCCAAAAGGTCACTCCTCAACTCCTGCTTCATCTCAAAAGGCAGGGGTAAATTCCACAAAAAATACAGAATCTAGTGCAAGTCCTCCGATGTGTACCACTTCAGCAGGCCACTCAACTGCTGCTTCAACTTGTAAACCAGGGGTGAATTCCACAAAAACTAGAAACTCTAGGGCAAAGCCTCCAAAAATTGCCACTCCAGCAGGTGACTCCTCCGGAACTCCTGCTTCAACTCAAAAGCCAGAGGTAAATTCCACAAAAAATACAGAATCTAGAGCAAGACCTCCCAAATGTACGACTTCAGCTGGCCACCCAACTCCTGCTTCAACTTGTGAACCAGGGGTGAATTCTACTAAAAGTACAGGATCTGGGACAAGTCCTCCAAAATGTACCATTCCAGCAGGTCATTCCACAAAAAATACAGAATCTAGTGCAGGGCCTCTGAAAAGTACCACTCCAGCAGGTCACTCAACTCACAAGACAGAGATAAATTCCACAAAAAATACAGAATCTAGCACAAGTCCTTTGAAAAGTACCATTCGAGCAGATCACTCAACTCCTTCAAGTCAGATGCAAAATTCCAATACCTTTTTTTGGACAGCATGCCATCGCTGCAAGAAGGACTACAAATTTCTCAGATTTTATCTTAATCATAAGCTCCAATGCTACGATTGTCATGAGCCATTTCTTGCAGTAGAAACAACTCTGCCTCCTAATGGCTTGAAGTCACCAAAATCTTTGCAGCAACAAAAGAAGTCAATTAAGCAAAAAGCTACTAAAAAGACATCTAATCCAAAAAAGAAAAGTTCTGCCTCTCAAAATGCAGGAACTGGAGGGCTTAATGGTTCAGATACACAAAACCAAAGCAAGTTTGATTGGGCTACATTCTCGAGAACAACTGGTGCTTCAGCTGCTGCTCAAGCTGCAACTATGGTACAACAGGTCTTTCATACGCTTAAGAGAGGATTTGAGGAGGTCCATGCAACAGCAATGGAAAGAGAGGAATTGTGGCGAAAGAACCGCCGCTCTCCTAGGAAGATGAATGGTGATTCTTCAGTGAGTTCTAATATCGATGACAAAATGTCAAAGCATCATGCCAAAGACACAGAAAGAACTAGTAAAAAACCAAAGAGAAAGTGA
- the LOC133825660 gene encoding uncharacterized protein LOC133825660, whose amino-acid sequence MIQSQEASLRNLEIQVGQLVNEMCSRHQGSLPSDTINPRQEGKEECKAITLRSVKELENSKKNSGHEGMPQHQHPDSLISKQPPPFPQRFEKQKQDAQFKKFLDVLKRLHILTKKRRLGEFETVALTKDCSSFLQNKLPPKMKDPGSFTISCTTRNSYSGMALCDLGASINLMPMSVFKRLGIREVRPTTVTLQLADRSLAHPDGKIEDVLVRVDKFIFPTDFIVLDYEADMEVPIILGRPFLATCRTLIDMEKGKLTMRAQDEQVTFKVFNLIRSPNELGECLVIHVMDSTMEEGAPTRYSKRVRMRLPPEEF is encoded by the exons ATGATCCAAAGCCAAGAAGCATCATTGAGAAACTTGGAGATTCAAGTTGGACAACTTGTTAATGAGATGTGTAGTCGACACCAAGGTTCATTGCCAAGTGACACCATAAATCCAAGACAAGAAGGTAAAGAGGAGTGCAAAGCAATCACTTTGAGAAGTGTGAAGGagttggagaattccaagaaaaatTCTGGGCATGAGG GAATGCCACAGCATCAGCACCCAGACAGCTTAATTTCAAAGCAGCCACCTCCATTTCCCCAACGGTTTGAGAAGCAAAAGCAAGATGCTCAATTCAAGAAATTTCTAGATGTTTTAAAGAGGTTGC atattCTTACAAAGAAGAGAAGGTTAGGGGAGTTTGAAACTGTAGCTTTAACCAAGGATTGTAGCTCATTCTTGCAGAACAAGTTGCCTCCTAAAATGAAAGATCCAGGTAGTTTCACCATTTCATGTACTACTAGAAACTCTTATAGTGGGATGGCTTTGTGTGATTTGGGTGCTAGCATAAACTTGATGCCAATGTCTGTGTTCAAGCGATTAGGGATTAGAGAGGTTAGACCTACAACAGTTACCCTTCAACTAGCTGATAGATCCCTCGCTCACCCTGATGGAAAAATTGAAGATGTGTTGGTAAGAGTTGACAAATTCATTTTTCCCACTGACTTTATTGTTCTAGACTATGAGGCAGATATGGAAGTGCCTATTATTTTGGGGAGGCCATTTCTTGCTACATGTAGAACATTGATCGACATGGAAAAAGGGAAGCTCACAATGCGAGCTCAAGATGAGCAAGTAACGTTCAAGGTATTCAATCTTATACGTTCTCCAAATGAGTTGGGGGAATGTTTGGTCATTCATGTCATGGACTCTACTATGGAGGAAGGAGCACCCACAAGGTATAGCAAGAGAGTGAGGATGAGGCTACCTCCTGAAGAATTTTAA